AACTACATGGTCCAGGACCTGTGCTTCTTCCTGGAGGCACTGGGCGTCAAGGTCGAGGGCGTCGGCACGACCACGCTGACCGTGCACGGCATCCCGAGCATCGACGTGGACGTCGACTACTCCCCCTCCGAGGACCCGGTCGAGGCGATGAGCCTGCTGGCGGCGGCGGTTGTCACCGAGTCGGAGCTGACGATCCGCCGGGTCCCGATCGAGTTCATGGAGATCGAGCTCGCGGTCCTGGAGGAGATGGGCCTGGACCACGACCGCTCGGCGGAGTACGCGGCGGACAACTGCCGTACCCGGCTGGTGGACCTGACGGTACGCCCCTCCAAGCTGGAGGCACCGATCGACAAGATCCACCCGATGCCGTTCCCGGGCCTGAACATTGACAATGTCCCGTTCTTCGCCGCGATCGCGGCGGTCGCCCAGGGCAAGACGCTGATCCACGACTGGGTCTACGACAACCGCGCGATCTACCTCACGGACCTCAACCGCCTTGGCGGGAGGCTGCAGTTGCTGGACCCCCACCGCGTCCTGGTGGAGGGCCCGACCCGCTGGCGCGCGGCGGAGATGATGTGCCCGCCGGCACTGCGGCCCGCGGTGGTGGTGCTGCTGGCGATGATGGCGGCCGAGGGCACGTCGGTGCTGCGCAATGTGTATGTGATCAACCGGGGGTACGAGGAGCTGGCGGAGCGGCTGAACTCGGTGGGGGCCCAGATCGAGATCTTCCGCGACATCTGAATTGCGGATGCCGCCGCACCGTCCAGGGCGCCCACGGAGTCTCCGCAAGCGCCCTGGAACGTGGGGTTCAGCGGCTGCGCAGAGTGGCCAGCGCGGCGTCGAGATCGGCCGCGCGCGGGCGGTTGTGCGGCAGCTTGCCGAGTACGACCGCCATCCCGCAGGTGTTCGTGAGGGCGGAGAGGACCAGGCCGCCCGCGACACCGGCCGCGACCAGCAGGAGGGCAGGGTGCACGAGCAGGCCGAGGAGGAGGCCGAGCAGGACCAGGCTGCCGGCGGTGAAGCGGACCTGGCGTTCCATGCTCCAACCCGCCCGGGTATCGCAGGCAGCCGGTGTGTGCAGGTCGTGCCCCTCGGCGGCCCACGCACCGGTGCCGCCGGCGAGCGTGGCCGTGGTGATGCCCTGCTCGGACAGCAGCTTGCAGGCGTTCTCGGAGCGCGCGCCGGAGGCGCACACCACAAGGACGTCACCGCGTCCGGCGGCGTGCCGTATCTCCGGCAGGGCGCGGCGGACGTGGTCGAGGGGGATGTTCAGAGCGCCGGGCAGGTGGCCGGAGGCGTACTCGGCGGGCGTGCGCACGTCGATGACGGTGAGTTCGTGCAGCCGGGTGCGGGCCTGGTCGGTGCCGAGGGTGGCGGGGGCGGGGGTGTTGGTCATGGCAGGTGTGATCCTTAATGGTCGACGCGGTCCCGAACCGGGACGTACAGTACCCCTAGGGGTATTTTTAGGAGTGATCGTGGAACTGGAGCTTGAGGGTGCGGACCTGAAGGCCGTGCTGAACCGGCTGCGCCGGGCGCAGGGTCAGATCTCCGGTGTGATCCGGATGATCGAGGAGGGACGCGACTGCGAGGACGTGGTCACGCAGCTCGCCGCCGCCTCGCGTGCGCTGGACCGGGCCGGTTTCGCGATCATCGCGACGGGCCTGCAGCAGTGCGTGACGGACATCGAGTCCGGCCGCAAGAACGGTGAGGACACGGACGCGATGCGTGCCCGCCTGGAGAAGCTGTTCCTGTCGCTGGCGTGAGGACTCTCGCCGCGGCGGCCGTCACAGCACCGCATCGATCAGCATGAAGGCCGCCACCGCCAGCAACACCAGCGCGAAGATCCGCTGAAGCGCGTGTCCCGAGACCTTCGCGGACAGCCGTTTCCCATCCCATGCGCCGAGGATCGCGGCCCCGACGAAAGGCCCGACGACCGCCCAGTCCAGCCGCTCGACCGTACCGGCACGCGTCGCCAGCGCGGCCAGCGAGTTGACGGTGATGACCAGCAGGCTGGTACCCACCGCGTTGCGCATCCTCATACCCAGCACGCCCACCAGCACCGGTACGGCGAGGAAGCCACCGCCGACACCGAGGACGCCGGTGACCGCGCCGAGCCCGGCACCCGCGGCCGCGGCCCGCACCGGCCGCGCCGGCACGGCACCCTCCGTAGCCGGCCGGGACCGCAGCATGCGCAGGGCGGCCGCTCCCGCGACCACGGCGAAGGCCGCCGTCAGGGCGGACGCCGGGATACGGGCGGCCAGCGCACCGCCCAGCATCGCCGGGCCCATCCCGGCAGCCGCGAACAGCAGCCCCGTCCGCCAGCGGACGTTCCCGTCGCGGGCGTGCGCGGACATCGCGGTGACCGAGGTGAGCGTGACGATGACCAGACTCGCGGTCGTCGCCCCGACCGGACTGAAGCCGAGTAGGTAGATCAGGGCGGGGACGGCCAGCACACTGCCGCCGCCCCCGAGCGCGCCGAGCGCGATACCGATGACCGCACCGGCGACCAGGGCGAGTATCAGAACGCTCACGCGACGGTGCCGTTCCCGCCGCGCGCGTCCACCACCGGCAGCCCCGCCCCAGCCCAGTCCCGCATCCCGCCGATCACATCCACGGCCTGCGCACCGCGGGCAGCCAGCAGTTCGGCCGCCTGCCGGGAGCGGTTGCCCGAACGGCAGATCACGACCAGGTGCCGCGCCTGCAGGTGAGCGGGCAGCCCCGCCCCGGCGGACAGCGCGGAGAGCGCGGACAGCGGCAGGTGCACGGCCTGCGGCGCATGCCCCGCCTGCCACTCGTACGGCTCGCGCACGTCCAGCAGTACGGCGTCACCGCCGCTGCCGGTGGCGTTGCCGTGGCCCGTGCGCACAGCCGCCTCCTGCACGCTCACGCGGCCCGGGCCGCCCCGGTCTCGTCGGAAGATGCTCATCTCGGTTTCTCGCTCCGGCTTCCATGTCGGCAGTTGAATATCGGTGCGACCTCTGCGGCATCCGATGCCGTCAGGGGGTCCATTCAGTGAGCCCTGCCTCGGCCGCATCGAAGGAGTCGTCCACGGCGACGACGTCACGGCCGGCGGCATCCAGCAGGGAGGCGGCGATCGCGGCGCGCATGCCGCCCGCGCAGTGCACCCACACCTCACCGGCGGGGATCTCGTCGAGGCGGCGGTGCAAGGCGTGGACCGGGATGTGCACCGAGCCCTCGATGTACCCGGCCGCCCGCTCCGCGCCGCGTCGCACATCGAGGACGACGACACCCTCCGCCGGGTGCCGGCCCGCGAGATCGGCGAATGTCGCGCGCCGGAAGGAGGCCAGTGTCTTGCCCTCGGACACCCAGTCGGCCGGTGCGCCGATGGCCGCGGCGGCCGGGCGGTCGATGCCGACCCGGACCAGCTCGCGCTGGGCGGCGGCGAGTTGCGCGGGCGACTCGGCCAGCAGCGTCACCGGCTTACCCCACGGGATCAACCAGGCGAGATAGGTGGCGAGCTGCCCCTCGGCCTCGAAGTTGAACGAGCCGGACACGTGCCCCGCGGCGAAGGCGACGCGGTTGCGCAGGTCCACCACCCACTCCCCCGCCGCCAGCCGAGCGGCGATCTCCTCGGCGTCGGCGACGGCGGGCGGGGTCAGGTCGACGGGCGCGGGTCCGGCGGCGTTGGCCGGTCCCATGTGCGTGTAGTAGGCGGGGATGTCGTCCAAGCCGGCCAGGAGGTCGGCGACGAAGGTGTCCACGTCCCGGGTGAGGGCCTCGTTGGACGCCTTCTCCTTGCCGATGGTCGTGTCGCTGCCCTCCGCCTGGGAGGACGAGCAGAAGCTGCCGAATCCGTGCGTGGGCAGCACCTCGGTCTCGTCCGGCAGTTCGGTGGCGAGACGGTGCGCGGAGGCGTGCTGGGCGCGGGCGAGCTGCTCGGTCAGCCGCGGCTCCACGAGATCGGGACGGCCGACGGTGCCGATCAGCAGCGAGCCGCCGGTGAACACCGCGACCGCCGCACCGTCCTCCTCCAGCGCATAGGAGGTGTGGTGCGGGGTGTGGCCGGGTGTCGCCACGGCACGCAGGGTCAGGCCCGCGTCGGCGTCGATCTCCGTGCGATCGCCGTCCTGCACCGGCACGCGCGCGAAGGAGACCCGGGCCCCGGCAGGGACGAGATAGGCCGCACCCGTGATCCGGGCCAGCTCCAGGCCGCCGGTGATGTAGTCGTTGTGCACATGGGTCTCGACGACGTGCGAAATCCGCACGCCCCGCCGCGCCGCCGCCGTGACCACCTGGTCGACATCACGGGGCGGGTCGACCGCCACGGCCGTCCGCTCACCACCCGCCAGATAGCTGCGGTTGCCCAGCCCGGCCACCTCGATCGTGTCGACGAAGAACACGAGGTACTCCCTTCCAGCGAAGAATTACCCCTGGGGGTATGCTTACAACCGTAACACTAGTACCCCGGGGGGTATTTTCAACGGCCGGGGAGCTCTGGGAAACACTGCACGAGCGCCTCGCACACGGCCGGACACCCGGCCCGGCCCCTGTAAGCCGACGAGAAAGGCCCACACCATGCGCTACGACCGCACCGTGCACCTCGACACCGACTTCGCCACCACCGTGAGCCGGGTCCGCGACGCCCTCGCCGCCCAGGGCTTCGGCATCCTCACCGAGATCGACGTCGCCGCCACGCTCAAGGCGAAGCTCGACCACGACATGGAGGACTACGTCATCCTCGGTGCCTGCAACCCGCCGCTCGCCCACCGTGCCCTGGAGACCGACCGCACCATCGGCCTGCTGCTGCCCTGCAACGTCGTCGTCCGCCGCGACGGGGACCGCACCGCCGTACACGCTCTCAACCCGGGCACGATGGTCACCCTCACCGAACTCGACGCCCTGCGCCCGGTCGCCGAGGAGGCCACCCGCCGCCTCGACGCCGCCCTCGCCGCCCTCACCGCAGCCGATGCAGACAGCTGACGTCGCCCCGAGTGCTCAGCGTGGGCGAGCGGGGGTCCGAGGTGGTCAACGATGCGGTCGGCCGCGAATTTTGACACCCCGAAGAGCGGCGGCAGTTGGCGCAGGGTCAGGTTCGTCCGCCAGTAAGCCGTGACCAGCAGCACCCGGTCTTCCAGGTCCAGGCCCCAGGGTCGGCCGCGCCGAGGCGTGCCCACGCCCTCCCGCCGTAGCGCGGTCACCAGCTTGCCGAAGCAGCGCGGGCTCAGCCCGCTGAACGGGACTATCCAGGACGGCACCGAAGCCGTGATCACACCGGCCATACGAAGATCATCTCGCGCGGTGGGAACACTCCGTGGTGCTCGGCCTATTCGGATTGCAGGTCGCGAACCCGGGCACGGAACATGCGCCAGCGTCTCTCGTTCTCATGCACAAGCGTCGCTGACTCCGCCATCAGATCGGCTGCCCGGTCGAACAGCTCAGAAGCCGAAAAGAGGTAGGCAGGAGCCTTCCGATCGCCTCGCAGGTCGGCCCGGAGCGCCGCCGGAGAGAAGTCGACCCGGGCCAGCAGGTCGAGGGCACGGCGCAGCAGCCGCGCGACCAGAGCCTGCAGGCCCGCCGACTGCCAGTCATTGGCGATGATCCGGTGCCGCTCCCCCAGCAGGTCGGCAAGCGCCGGGTAGGCGGCCAGGCTTCCCGCGATCTCCCAAGCCTGCTCCATCGCCTGGGCCAGCCAGGCACCGCCCTGCTCGGTGTCTTCGGCAATCATGCCGACTTCCCTCTTCAGCCTCCGGAGTTCCGCGGGCTCGTCCTCCCCTTCCATGAAGAGGATGCCCGACTCCGCAACGAGACCTGGAGCGTTCAGGTCCTCCGTGCCGGCGAACGCAATCGCCGACGTCTGTTCACCGGCTTGGACGTCGCTCCACCAGTCGGCCAGTGACTTCAGCGCCCGAGATCGCGCCTGGAGCTCTCCGGCCTGCCGCAGTGGGGCCTGTGAGTAGTACTTCTCATGCTCTCGATGGAACCGCGCGAGGTTGTCGATCACCTGTAGCAGTGAGTCTGGAGGGGTGTGCTGCGCCTCGTCCTCGGGCATGCCGGCAGTTTGCACCACGTCTCACGTACACGGCACCGGGGCACGCCCATCAGGGCGAACCCCCTGGGAGTCCGCGGCAGGGCCACGGGCACCGTTCGCTCCGGCGATGGCCGACCGGGGCCGCGGTCGGCAGTGTGTAGCGGCTGACGGTCAGGTCCGGGCGGACACGGTCGATCAGTCCGGGCTGGTTGTACTGGACCCACAGGTTACCGAAGCAGTCGAAGGCCAGGCCGGCCAGCTTGGCGTCCGGGACGTCGGTGCGGTGCTCGGTGATACGGCCGGTAACGAGGTCGAGTTCGGCGTAGGCAGCGCCGGCCTCCTCGGTGAACCAGACATGGCCGCTCCGGCCGGCAGCGACGGCGATGGGTCGGCTGTCAGGGGTGGGGATGGCGTACTCGCGCAGGAAGCCGTTCGTGTCAACACGGCCGATGCGGTTGCCTGTCAGCTCGGTGAAGAACATGGCGCAGCGGGGCCCTCGCGCCAGGTAGATCGGCTGACTGTCCGGAGCGAGGCTGTGCACGGTCCAGGCGTGGGTGCGGGGATCGAAACTTCCGACGGTTCCGTTGTCCTTCCCCGTCCACCACACGGTGTGCCCGTCGCATCCGATGCGCAGGCCGTGCGGCCCGGCGCCGGGCAGCGGGAGCGGGTAGCTGGCGATGCGCTTGCCGGTGGCGTCCAGCTCCACCAGGGCGTTGGCGAATTCCTCGGTGAGCCACACATGCCCGCGCCAGTCCTTGTCGATGCCGTGGGGTCCGCTGTTGTCCGGGAAGTCGATAGTGCCCACCACGCGGCCGGTTGTGGATACGCGCAGGACGCGGTCCTCGAGTTGCTGGGAGACCCAGAGGTTGCCGTCCGGCCCGATGATCAACTCATGTGTGCTGCCCAGCCAGGGCGGGGGCATTCGATACTCGTGCACAGTGCCCACCGGAGGAGCAGGGCGACCTGCCGGTGCGGCCGCCGCTCCGGGCACCCGTGGGGCCACGAGCAGGACTGCCGCGGCCAGAGCCGCGGCCAGGGCAGGCACACGCCGCCCTCTCAAATTCAACTGCAATAAACGATGCATGGCGAACTCCTCCGTCGCAGCAGGTGGAGGCCCTCGGAGCGTCGGAGAGCACCGAAGCCACAGACATCCGCCCACCCAGGGATCGCCAATCCCACCGGGCTTCCCGAATCGGGCGGAATGTCCGTTATTGATCGAAGTCAACCTAGCGGGTAAGAGATCGCCGCGCGTCGGCGCGGAGGCCGCGTTCTGCACGTTGCCCAGAAGCTCGGCGGATCGGCCCGGTGGGTGACGGCCGACCTGTTCGACACCGACGAGAACGACCGCATCGTCGAGCACTGGGACACGATCGATTGACCATGTGGGCCACGCCGTCGCGGCTGAAGACGACGGGCGGCAGGTGGCCGGCGCTGGAGAAGGACGCGAGCATGAGCGCCGGGTCCATCCGGACGAGCAGGCAGGTGGCGGGACGGCGTGCGGAGGCGTCGGAGATGTGCATGTCCAGGCGGCGCACGACCCGGTGCGGCGGGAGGTCGGCGGCCGGCACGTCGCGCAGGGCGGAGCGGTAGCTGTTCATGTCGACCGCAGCCTCCACCCCGTGGCCCATCACATCGCCCATCACCAGCAGGGGTGCGCCCGAAGTGCACGGCAGCCCGGGGTCGGTCAGCAGGGCACGCTGGAGCTCGACGGCGGTGCGCTGCGCCTGTCCGAAGAGGCGGGCGTGTTCGACGGCCACGGCGGCACGACGAGCCACCGACCGGGCGATCAGCAGGTCGCGGTCGGTGAAGCTGCCGGAGGCCCTGGCGATGAGGACGGCGCCCAGCACATGGTCGTGGACGCTGAGTGGTACCGCGAGCCGGCCTTCGTCGAGGGTCGTCCGGCCGCGCAGTACGGCACCGGACGGGTACGGGGGCAGCAGCTCGGCGTGACCGGTCACGGCGGCCCGTTCCACACCTGGCCCGCCGCCTGGCTGCAGCTCCTGCGGCAGCAGGTCCACCGCGGCCGCGTCGGCCAGTCCCGAACCGAGAAGGCTCACCACCTCCAGACAGGTGATTTTCTCGTCGAGCGCCGTACCGATCCGGTCGGCGGCCTCCACGCACACGATCACCTCCTGCCGCACGGGCGATGTGCTCAGTCTTGTGCGCCCCTCGTCCCTGCGTATCACAGGTCCGGGCCCGCACCCGGGCAAGGATGCGGGCCGGATGGCGGGAGGGGTCAGGGCTGGCCGGGAGAGACACCGCCCTGGAGGCGTTCCAGGTCGGAGGCGCGGACCTGGATGGCGAGCACGGCGATCACCGCCGCGATCACCGCGAAGACGGCGGCCACGATGAAGGCCGCGGAGACTCCGGCGGCGAGGACCTCGTCGCTGAAGGGCCGTGGTAGCTGACCGGTCTGCTGGAAGCGCAGTTTCTCCGCCGGGGTCGCCTGGGCGAGGAAGCGCGACACCTGGTCGTCGGCCTCGTTGTTGCTGGCCGTGCCGAACACCGTGACCAGAATGGACAGGCCGAGTGAACCGCCCACCTGCTGGGTGGCGTTGAGCATGCCGGACGCCGCGCCTGTCTCGTGCGTGGGCACTCCGGAGACTGCCATCAGCGTCAGCGAGACGAAGTTGAAGCCCATGCCCAGGCCGAAGACGAGGATCGGTCCCAGGATACTGCCCGGATACGTGGAGTGGACATCGGTGAGGGTCAGCCACGCCAGACCCCCGGCGGCAAGGATGGAGCCGGTCACCATGAAGGGCTTCGGGCCGTATTTCGGCAGGAGTTGGGAGGCGATGCCCGCACCCACAGCGATGATGGCGCTCACTGGCAGAAAGGCGAGACCGGCCCTCAGCGGGCTGAAGTCCAGCACGTTCTGCACGAAGAGCGTGAGGAAGAAGAACATGCCGAAGATTGCGGCGGCGAGGCTCAGCATGATTCCGTACGTGCCCGCCCGGTTACGGTCGGCGAACATGTGCAGGGGCGTGATCGGCTGTCTGGAGCGCCGCTCGACCAGGATGAACGTGGTGAGCAGCACGACCGCCGCGCCGAACGACGCGAGCGTCCACGGGTCGCGCCAGCCTTCCTGGGCAGCCCGGATGAAGCCGTAGACCAGCGCCACCATGCCGAGGGTCGATGTGAACGCACCGGCCAGGTCGAAGTGGCCGGGATGGCGTTCGGACTCCTTGATGTGGCGGGGAGTTGCCAGAACGATGAGCAGGGCGATCGGCACGTTGACGAAGAACACCCAGCGCCAGTCGAGCCATTCGACGAGGATGCCGCCCGCCACCAGGCCGATCGCACCGCCGCCGGCCGAGACGGCCGCGAACACGCCGAACGCCCGGTTGCGGGCCGGGCCTTCGGTGAAGGTGGTGGTGATCAGCGCCAGCGCGGTCGGCGATGCGATGGCGCCGCCGACGCCCTGCAGCGCCCGCGAGGCCAGGAGCTGGCCTTCGTTCTGGGACAGGCCACCGAGCAGCGAGGCGAGCGCGAAGAGCATCACTCCGAACATGAACACCCGGCGCCTGCCGAGGATGTCACCGGTACGGCCGCCGAGGAGCAACAGGCCGCCGAAGGTGAGCGTATAGGCGTTGACCACCCAGGACAGGCTCGTGGTGGAGAAGTCCAGCGCGCTTTGGATGTGCGGGAGCGCGATGTTCACGATGGTGATGTCGAGGACCACCATCAACTGACACGAAGCGATGACGAGGAGCGCGATACCGTCGCCGCCCTTCTTCTTCGGGGCGGTGGTCTGCGATGTGGGTACCGGCTGCGGGGTCGTCATGGCGCATCGAGCCCTCACGCGAGGGTCTGTAGACGGTTCCGTCCACTATTGAACGGTAAACCTGGGGCGAGCCCGCCACCAGTCGATCACGATCCGCCGGCGGAGGGCTCCGCGACGAAGTCGCGCAGTGCCGCGATGAGCGCATCGGGCCGGTCCTCGGCGATGAGCGTGCAGCTGTCCTCGATCTCCAGCAGCCGCCCCTGGGGCAGCAGTTCGGCGAGCCGCCTGCCGTGTTCGCGCGGCATCATCCGGTCCTCCGTGGCCCAGACCACCAGCGCGGGCCGGTCGAACTTCCGCAGCCCCTCGGCCGCCTCGAGAAGTTCGGTCGTGCGCATGCCCGCGTTGTAGCGCTTGAAGTCGGCCCTGATCGCCTTGTCCGTCAGCAGCGGGCGCAGCCAGTTGTCGACGATCGCGTCCGGTACGGGACGCTTGGTCAGCGCGCCGAAGCCGATGGGCAGCCTGCGCAGCGGTTTCAGCCCGAGGATCCGGGCCGTCAGCGCGATGCCTCCGGGCACCTTGCAGACGAACGAGATCATCTTTCCGGGCGCTCCCGGTGGGTAGTTGTCGAAGGCTTCGCAGGAGATGAGCACGAGGCGGGCGAGCCTTTCGGGGTGAGCGGAGGCGACGGTCTGGGCGCGGCCGCAGTCGCTCTCCACGAGTGTTACCTCGCGCAGGTCCAGGCGGTCCAGGAATTCCGCGATCAGCTCGTTGACCGAGTCGGGGCTCAGGGGGACGTCCGGGCGCATGGGGGTGCGGTGGGCGCCGTACGGGAGGGTCGGGGCGATGCAGCGGTGGTCGCGCCGCAGATCGGCCACGACCTTGCGCCAGACCGTGGCGTCGTGGACGAGCCCGTGCAGCAGGACCACGGGCGGGCCGTCGCCGCCGCTGTCCTCGTAGGTGATCGTCCCTGCGCTGAGCTCGATCTCCGGCATGGCCTCTCCCTTCGAGCGATAACGATGTTATCTGGAAGGGTGACGGCCCACTGGAGACGGGTCAGGGCAGCACCGCCGTGCCGTCCAGCTCCACCATGGCCTCCTCGTCCCAGAGCCGGTCCACTCCGATCACCGCCATCGCGGGATAGTCGCGGCCGGCCAACCGCCGCCAGATGCGGCCCAGTTCAGGAGCGTGGGTGCGATAGCCGGCGACATCGGTGGCGTAGACCGTGACACGGGCAAGGTCGTGCGGGGCGCCGCCGGCGGCCGCGAGTGCGGTGAGCAGATTCGCCAGCGCCGTCTCGAACTGCTCGGGCAGCGTCTCCCCGACGATCGTGCCGCCAGGGTCCAGCGCGGTCTGCCCGGCCAGGAACACCAGCCGCGAGCCGGTGGCCGTGATGGCGTGCGAGAAGCCGGTGGGGGGCGAGAGCTCGGCCGGATTGTGACGGTGCAGGCTCATGCGTGCGGCTCCTTCAGGCTCATGCGTGCGGCTCTTCGGCGCTCATGCGTACAGCTCCTTGGCGATGATCGTGCGCTGGACCTCGGTCGCGCCCTCGTAGATCCGGGGCGCGCGGACCTCTCTGTACAGATGTTCAAGCAGATGACCACGCTGGAGCCCGCGGGCGCCGTGGAGCTGGACGGCCGCGTCCACCACGTACTGGGCGGTCTCGGTCGCCAGCAGCTTCGCCATCGCGGACCGCTTGGGCACATCGGCGGCCCCTTCGTCGTACGCCACGGCCGCCGCGTAGACCAGCAGCCGCGCGGCCTCGGTGCGGGTGGCCATCTCGGCGACCTGGTGGGCGACGGACTGGAGATCCTTGAGCGGGCCGCCGAAGGCCGTACGGCGGGAGGTGTGGTCGATGGCCGCGTCCAGGGCCGCCTGGGCCATGCCGACGGCGAAGGCGCCGACGCTCGGGCGGAAGAGGTTCAGGGTGCTCATGGCGACACGGAAGCCACTGTTCACTTCACCGAGGACATCGTCCCTGGTCACTGGCACCTCCGCGAAGGTCAGCGCGCCGATGGGATGCGGTGAGAGCATCTCCAGGGCGGTTCCGGTCAGCCCCGGCCGGTCGGCGGGGACGAGGAACGCCGTCACGCCGCGCGCTCCCGCACCTTCGGTCGTACGGGCGAAGACGGTGTAGAAGTCGGCCTCGGGCGCGTTGGAGATCCAGCGTTTCTCGCCGCTCAGCCGCCAACCGTCCCCATCCGGCTCGGCCTTGAGTGCGAGGGCCGCAGCGTCCGAGCCCGCGTCCGGCTCGCTGAGCGCGAAGGCGGCCACGGCGCGCCCGACGATCACGTCGGGGAGCCAGCGCTCCTGCTGGGCCGCGGTGCCCGCCTGAACGAGGGGGTAGCTGCCCAGGCCCTGGAGGGCGAGGGCGGTCTCGGCCTCCGTACAGCCGTGGGCGAGGGATTCGCGCAGCAGGCACAGTTCCAGCGCCCCAGCCCCGAACAGCCGCCCCAGGAGCCCCAGTTCACCGAGGGCGGCAACCAGGGGGCGATTGACGTGGCCCGGTTCCCCCTTGTCGGCGATCGGGCGCAGCTGCTCGGCGGCCAGGGTACGCAGCTGCGCACACCGGGCGGTTTGTTCCGGATCGAGCGAGAATACGGGCATTCGTGCCCCCATTTCATGCGGCCCGGGGATCCGGGGGTGGGCCCCGGGAAAGCACGGTATCGCGGACTGTTGACTGTCGTCACCTTCACGATACGCTCGATTCGCGACCCCACCACGAGAAGGGGGCGAACGATGGAACTGTCACCCTCGGCCCACCGTGACACCTTTGCGCGCGACCACCTCCCGCCCGGCGGACAGTGGCCGGAACTACTCTTCGACCTGCCCGCGCTGCACTATCCGCAGCGGCTCAACTGCGGGGCCGAACTGCTGGACCGTACGATCGAGCGCTTCGGCGCGGAGCGGCCCGCCTTCCGGACCGGCGGCGGCGAGGTCTGGACCTACGGCGAGCTGCGCGACCAGGTCGACCGCATAGCGCATGTCCTCACCTCGGACCTGGGCGTCGTCCCCGGAAACCGCGTCCTGCTGCGCGGCCCGACCACGCCCTGGCTCGCCGCAAGCTGGCTGGCGGTGCTGAAGGCGGGCGCGGTGGCCGTCACCGTGCTGGCCCAGCAGCGGGCCAAGGAACTGGCCACGGTGTGCGAGATCGCCGCCGTCAGCCACGCCCTGTGCGACATCCGCTCCCTCGACGACCTGGCCAAGGCCGAGGTGCCGGGGCTGCGCCTCACGGCGTACGGCGGCGACGGTCCCGACGATCTGCTGCGGCTGTCCGCCGCCGCGCACCCGGAGCCCTACGAAGCGGTCGAGACCGCGGCCGACGATGTCGCACTGATCGCCTTCAC
This window of the Streptomyces sp. SLBN-118 genome carries:
- a CDS encoding acyl-CoA dehydrogenase family protein; the protein is MPVFSLDPEQTARCAQLRTLAAEQLRPIADKGEPGHVNRPLVAALGELGLLGRLFGAGALELCLLRESLAHGCTEAETALALQGLGSYPLVQAGTAAQQERWLPDVIVGRAVAAFALSEPDAGSDAAALALKAEPDGDGWRLSGEKRWISNAPEADFYTVFARTTEGAGARGVTAFLVPADRPGLTGTALEMLSPHPIGALTFAEVPVTRDDVLGEVNSGFRVAMSTLNLFRPSVGAFAVGMAQAALDAAIDHTSRRTAFGGPLKDLQSVAHQVAEMATRTEAARLLVYAAAVAYDEGAADVPKRSAMAKLLATETAQYVVDAAVQLHGARGLQRGHLLEHLYREVRAPRIYEGATEVQRTIIAKELYA
- a CDS encoding RidA family protein; its protein translation is MSLHRHNPAELSPPTGFSHAITATGSRLVFLAGQTALDPGGTIVGETLPEQFETALANLLTALAAAGGAPHDLARVTVYATDVAGYRTHAPELGRIWRRLAGRDYPAMAVIGVDRLWDEEAMVELDGTAVLP